One Arvicanthis niloticus isolate mArvNil1 chromosome 3, mArvNil1.pat.X, whole genome shotgun sequence DNA segment encodes these proteins:
- the Commd6 gene encoding COMM domain-containing protein 6 isoform X2, with the protein MEESTFREPVLDAKSEVTGQLIDFQWKLGMAVSSDSCRSLKYPYVAVMLKVADHSGQVNSKSIEMTIPQFQNFYRQFKEIAAVIETV; encoded by the exons ATGGAGGAGTCCACGTTCAGGGAGCCCGTGCTGGACGCCAAGTCGGAG GTCACCGGCCAG CTTATAGATTTTCAGTGGAAACTGGGCATGGCTGTGAGCTCAGACAGCTGCCGATCCCTCAAGTACCCTTACGTGGCAGTGATGCTGAAGGTGGCAGATCATTCTGGCCAAGTAAACAGCAAGTCCATCGAGATGACAATTCCACAGTTTCAG aatTTCTACAGACAGTTCAAGGAAATTGCTGCTGTAATTGAGACTGTGTGA
- the Commd6 gene encoding COMM domain-containing protein 6 isoform X1: MAVSSDSCRSLKYPYVAVMLKVADHSGQVNSKSIEMTIPQFQNFYRQFKEIAAVIETV; encoded by the exons ATGGCTGTGAGCTCAGACAGCTGCCGATCCCTCAAGTACCCTTACGTGGCAGTGATGCTGAAGGTGGCAGATCATTCTGGCCAAGTAAACAGCAAGTCCATCGAGATGACAATTCCACAGTTTCAG aatTTCTACAGACAGTTCAAGGAAATTGCTGCTGTAATTGAGACTGTGTGA